A genomic window from Vitis riparia cultivar Riparia Gloire de Montpellier isolate 1030 chromosome 16, EGFV_Vit.rip_1.0, whole genome shotgun sequence includes:
- the LOC117933218 gene encoding LEAF RUST 10 DISEASE-RESISTANCE LOCUS RECEPTOR-LIKE PROTEIN KINASE-like 2.4: MTADRIPDKSGMTALRIPDKGGMTADRIPDKGGMTVLPYPDSLREEAHGLITLLHFSFLSFCAASENQPCRTSSCGDIQNISYPFRLKGDPLGCGHPDPAYELACENSRTILYGKYHVAEINYDNYTIRVVVVGLEKSNCFSLPLYSLTMNDLYVHEYEYLDELDTVLLMNCARPIFDQYYIPIVPCNRTDATFSSSQPYAYALAGGYKQVKDLPYSCTIGSTVVTRSFMAVSEPCNLSSSDLQEKLLMGLQLSFLRSRCLECPANDSWCKTNFSNNTIRCLDNTRRNWLQKLKDVLVSVGWFFFETLRSPYTTQGREVAFYQSGYSRTIAIVIAIIGGRFLLGISCLFGYLIYKFRRRHLSLDDDIEEFLQNHKNLQPIRYSYSHLKKITNNFRNKLGQGGFGSVYKGILQSGRIVAVKVLVMSKANGQDFINEIATIGRIHHVNIVQLVGFCVQGSKWALIYDFMPNGSLDKFIFLKGEKHIPLSWDRLYKIALGVGHGIEYLHQGCDMQILHFDIKPHNILLDEDFTPKVSDFGLAKLYSTNESVVSLTAARGTLGYIAPELFYKNIGHVSYKADVYSFGMLLMEMVGKQRHFSRHQEQDLSELFFPSWIYDRIEQGEDMEMGDVTEDEKKYIWKMVIVALWCVQMKPMDRPSMSKALDMLEGDVELLQLPPKPTLYSHEISALDRENKPMRVPISSHNASITISLDGR; the protein is encoded by the exons ATgacggcggacagaattccagaTAAGAGTGGAATGACGGCACTCAGAATTCCAGATAAGGGTGGAATgacggcggacagaattccggataaGGGTGGAATGACggtgctcccctatccggactccctcagggaggaAGCACACG GCCTCATAACACTCCTCcactttagttttctttcattttgcgCTGCTAGTGAAAACCAGCCCTGCAGGACCTCTTCTTGCGGAGATATTCAAAACATCAGCTACCCATTTCGATTAAAAGGTGACCCGCTTGGCTGTGGTCATCCTGATCCTGCATACGAATTGGCTTGTGAAAACAGCCGTACAATCTTATATGGGAAATACCATGTTGCGGAGATCAACTACGATAACTATACCATCAGAGTTGTAGTTGTTGGGCTAGAGAAGAGCAACTGTTTCTCCCTTCCTCTCTATTCCTTGACAATGAATGATCTATATGTACATGAGTATGAATATCTTGATGAACTGGATACTGTACTTTTGATGAACTGTGCAAGACCAATCTTTGATCAATACTACATTCCTATTGTTCCCTGCAACCGCACCGATGCTACTTTCTCTTCCTCACAACCATATGCTTATGCGCTCGCTGGAGGCTACAAGCAGGTGAAAGATCTTCCATATTCGTGCACCATTGGCTCGACTGTTGTTACTCGCAGTTTCATGGCTGTTTCAGAGCCCTGCAATCTTTCAAGCTCAGATTTGCAAGAAAAGCTGCTTATGGGGCTCCAGCTTTCATTTTTGAGGTCCCGCTGCCTTGAATGCCCAGCGAATGACAGCTGGTGCAAAACAAATTTCAGCAACAACACTATACGATGCCTGGATAATACTAGAAGAAACT GGCTTCAGAAGTTGAAAGATGTACTGGTGTCAGTGGGGTGGTTTTTTT TTGAAACACTTAGAAGTCCCTATACAACCCAAG GACGTGAAGTTGCTTTTTACCAATCTGGGTATTCTAGGACCATTGCAATTG TCATAGCAATCATTGGAGGACGCTTTCTACTTGGGATATCTTGTCTTTTTGGCTATTTAATCTACAAGTTTCGACGGAGACATTTATCATTAGATGATGATATTGAAGAGTTTCTTCAAAATCACAAGAATCTCCAACCCATCAGGTActcatattcacatttaaagaaaataaccaaCAATTTCAGGAATAAGTTAGGCCAAGGAGGCTTTGGCTCTGTGTACAAAGGAATACTTCAGAGTGGCCGCATTGTAGCAGTAAAAGTATTGGTCATGTCAAAAGCCAATGGACAAGATTTTATCAATGAAATCGCCACGATTGGAAGGATTCACCATGTTAATATAGTACAACTTGTTGGATTTTGCGTACAAGGATCAAAATGGGCCCTTATATATGACTTTATGCCAAATGGGTCACTTGATAAGTTTATCTTCcttaaaggagaaaaacacATTCCTTTAAGTTGGGACAGATTGTACAAAATTGCACTTGGAGTAGGGCATGGGATTGAATACTTACATCAAGGGTGTGACATGCAAATTCTGCATTTTGATATTAAGCCacacaatattcttttggatgaaGACTTTACACCAAAAGTTTCGGATTTTGGCCTTGCAAAATTGTATTCAACAAATGAAAGTGTTGTATCTCTCACTGCAGCTCGAGGAACATTAGGATACATTGCTCCagagttgttttataaaaacattggaCATGTGTCGTACAAGGctgatgtttatagttttggaatgttgttgATGGAAATGGTGGGAAAACAAAGACATTTTAGTAGACATCAAGAGCAAGATCTAAGTGAATTATTCTTCCCATCATGGATTTATGACCGAATTGAACAAGGAGAAGATATGGAAATGGGAGATGTCACAGaggatgaaaagaaatatatatggaaGATGGTCATAGTTGCATTGTGGTGTGTGCAAATGAAGCCCATGGACCGTCCTTCTATGAGCAAAGCACTCGACATGTTGGAAGGTGATGTTGAACTATTGCAACTACCTCCTAAACCTACCTTATATTCTCATGAAATATCAGCTTTGGATCGGGAGAACAAACCAATGAGGGTTCCAATTTCCTCACATAATGCAAGTATTACAATTAGCTTAGATGGGAGATAA